In Mangifera indica cultivar Alphonso chromosome 1, CATAS_Mindica_2.1, whole genome shotgun sequence, a single genomic region encodes these proteins:
- the LOC123211648 gene encoding peptidyl-prolyl cis-trans isomerase CYP65-like isoform X5: protein MFITRTEWVSEWGGTKRKEIRTPFKRLRFHFCALSLTPFEDPVCTADGTVFDMIFCRSCWWFDYIGSNGEGVPVDDNDQPQEIKITGVTVFVNPYSELDEEEEEKAKEEENAEDEDKDKVGSWYSKLVVVWGSN from the exons ATGTTCATAACCAGAACAGAGTGGGTCAGTGAATGGGGCGGCACCAAGCGCAAAGAAATCCGTACTCCCTTCAAACGCCTCCGCTTCCATTTCTGCGC GCTTTCGCTTACGCCATTTGAGGATCCTGTGTGTACAGCCGATGGCACCGTATTCGACATGAT TTTTTGTAGGAGTTGTTGGTGGTTTGACTACATTGGCAGCAATGGAGAAGGGGTTCCTGTTGATGACAATGACCAACCTCAG GAGATTAAGATAACCGGCGTAACGGTGTTTGTCAATCCTTACTCGGAACTggatgaagaagaggaagagaaggCCAAAGAAGAGGAAAATGCTGAGGATGAAGATAAA GATAAGGTTGGCTCATGGTAT AGCAAAT tggtggtggtgtggGGAAGTAATTGA
- the LOC123211648 gene encoding peptidyl-prolyl cis-trans isomerase CYP65-like isoform X6 translates to MFITRTEWVSEWGGTKRKEIRTPFKRLRFHFCALSLTPFEDPVCTADGTVFDMIFCRSCWWFDYIGSNGEGVPVDDNDQPQEIKITGVTVFVNPYSELDEEEEEKAKEEENAEDEDKVGSWYSKLVVVWGSN, encoded by the exons ATGTTCATAACCAGAACAGAGTGGGTCAGTGAATGGGGCGGCACCAAGCGCAAAGAAATCCGTACTCCCTTCAAACGCCTCCGCTTCCATTTCTGCGC GCTTTCGCTTACGCCATTTGAGGATCCTGTGTGTACAGCCGATGGCACCGTATTCGACATGAT TTTTTGTAGGAGTTGTTGGTGGTTTGACTACATTGGCAGCAATGGAGAAGGGGTTCCTGTTGATGACAATGACCAACCTCAG GAGATTAAGATAACCGGCGTAACGGTGTTTGTCAATCCTTACTCGGAACTggatgaagaagaggaagagaaggCCAAAGAAGAGGAAAATGCTGAGGATGAAGATAAA GTTGGCTCATGGTAT AGCAAAT tggtggtggtgtggGGAAGTAATTGA
- the LOC123211648 gene encoding peptidyl-prolyl cis-trans isomerase CYP65-like isoform X3, giving the protein MFITRTEWVSEWGGTKRKEIRTPFKRLRFHFCALSLTPFEDPVCTADGTVFDMIFCRSCWWFDYIGSNGEGVPVDDNDQPQEIKITGVTVFVNPYSELDEEEEEKAKEEENAEDEDKDKVGSWYSNPGAEATETGVIGGGGGGVGK; this is encoded by the exons ATGTTCATAACCAGAACAGAGTGGGTCAGTGAATGGGGCGGCACCAAGCGCAAAGAAATCCGTACTCCCTTCAAACGCCTCCGCTTCCATTTCTGCGC GCTTTCGCTTACGCCATTTGAGGATCCTGTGTGTACAGCCGATGGCACCGTATTCGACATGAT TTTTTGTAGGAGTTGTTGGTGGTTTGACTACATTGGCAGCAATGGAGAAGGGGTTCCTGTTGATGACAATGACCAACCTCAG GAGATTAAGATAACCGGCGTAACGGTGTTTGTCAATCCTTACTCGGAACTggatgaagaagaggaagagaaggCCAAAGAAGAGGAAAATGCTGAGGATGAAGATAAA GATAAGGTTGGCTCATG GTATAGCAATCCGGGTGCGGAAGCAACAGAAACTGGAGTaattggtggtggtggtggtggtgtggGGAAGTAA
- the LOC123211648 gene encoding uncharacterized protein LOC123211648 isoform X4, producing MGRHQAQRNPYSLQTPPLPFLRCRLSLTPFEDPVCTADGTVFDMIFCRSCWWFDYIGSNGEGVPVDDNDQPQEIKITGVTVFVNPYSELDEEEEEKAKEEENAEDEDKDKVGSWYVRNLASWQVSFTNFESNPMNSSHSRTPVLF from the exons ATGGGGCGGCACCAAGCGCAAAGAAATCCGTACTCCCTTCAAACGCCTCCGCTTCCATTTCTGCGC TGCAGGCTTTCGCTTACGCCATTTGAGGATCCTGTGTGTACAGCCGATGGCACCGTATTCGACATGAT TTTTTGTAGGAGTTGTTGGTGGTTTGACTACATTGGCAGCAATGGAGAAGGGGTTCCTGTTGATGACAATGACCAACCTCAG GAGATTAAGATAACCGGCGTAACGGTGTTTGTCAATCCTTACTCGGAACTggatgaagaagaggaagagaaggCCAAAGAAGAGGAAAATGCTGAGGATGAAGATAAA GATAAGGTTGGCTCATGGTATGTTAGGAACCTGGCAAGTTGGCAGGTTTCCTTTACAAACTTTGAATCCAATCCTATGAACTCTTCCCACAGCAGAACACCTGTTCTATTTTAA
- the LOC123211648 gene encoding peptidyl-prolyl cis-trans isomerase CYP65-like isoform X2, which translates to MFITRTEWVSEWGGTKRKEIRTPFKRLRFHFCALSLTPFEDPVCTADGTVFDMIFCRSCWWFDYIGSNGEGVPVDDNDQPQEIKITGVTVFVNPYSELDEEEEEKAKEEENAEDEDKVGSWYVRNLASWQVSFTNFESNPMNSSHSRTPVLF; encoded by the exons ATGTTCATAACCAGAACAGAGTGGGTCAGTGAATGGGGCGGCACCAAGCGCAAAGAAATCCGTACTCCCTTCAAACGCCTCCGCTTCCATTTCTGCGC GCTTTCGCTTACGCCATTTGAGGATCCTGTGTGTACAGCCGATGGCACCGTATTCGACATGAT TTTTTGTAGGAGTTGTTGGTGGTTTGACTACATTGGCAGCAATGGAGAAGGGGTTCCTGTTGATGACAATGACCAACCTCAG GAGATTAAGATAACCGGCGTAACGGTGTTTGTCAATCCTTACTCGGAACTggatgaagaagaggaagagaaggCCAAAGAAGAGGAAAATGCTGAGGATGAAGATAAA GTTGGCTCATGGTATGTTAGGAACCTGGCAAGTTGGCAGGTTTCCTTTACAAACTTTGAATCCAATCCTATGAACTCTTCCCACAGCAGAACACCTGTTCTATTTTAA
- the LOC123211648 gene encoding peptidyl-prolyl cis-trans isomerase CYP65-like isoform X1, whose product MFITRTEWVSEWGGTKRKEIRTPFKRLRFHFCALSLTPFEDPVCTADGTVFDMIFCRSCWWFDYIGSNGEGVPVDDNDQPQEIKITGVTVFVNPYSELDEEEEEKAKEEENAEDEDKDKVGSWYVRNLASWQVSFTNFESNPMNSSHSRTPVLF is encoded by the exons ATGTTCATAACCAGAACAGAGTGGGTCAGTGAATGGGGCGGCACCAAGCGCAAAGAAATCCGTACTCCCTTCAAACGCCTCCGCTTCCATTTCTGCGC GCTTTCGCTTACGCCATTTGAGGATCCTGTGTGTACAGCCGATGGCACCGTATTCGACATGAT TTTTTGTAGGAGTTGTTGGTGGTTTGACTACATTGGCAGCAATGGAGAAGGGGTTCCTGTTGATGACAATGACCAACCTCAG GAGATTAAGATAACCGGCGTAACGGTGTTTGTCAATCCTTACTCGGAACTggatgaagaagaggaagagaaggCCAAAGAAGAGGAAAATGCTGAGGATGAAGATAAA GATAAGGTTGGCTCATGGTATGTTAGGAACCTGGCAAGTTGGCAGGTTTCCTTTACAAACTTTGAATCCAATCCTATGAACTCTTCCCACAGCAGAACACCTGTTCTATTTTAA
- the LOC123212237 gene encoding uncharacterized protein LOC123212237, whose protein sequence is MGSPSNSSSSGEEDGTAEWKKAIESVVSTTTFGFVNVSTKSINNSNSNKDSVYEDDHQHKPQKLTHYQIKAQKALDDILEQNLEIVRDPVDFPENDQVIDGGVRLFKNSAPGIVFDHKDEFKGPSKKPRILPGKEIDMKTKEFRRQLQAVVVDGVDILAAAREASQKSLARLEAKDAAAKAKANREEERVAELKRVRGERWLPSIAGEMQLKRKGVQRV, encoded by the exons ATGGGAAGTCCAAGCAACAGCAGTAGCAGTGGAGAGGAAGATGGGACGGCGGAGTGGAAAAAAGCCATTGAATCAGTTGTATCCACTACTACTTTTGGTTTCGTCAATGTCTCAACCAAATCCATCAACAATTCCAATTCAAACAAAGACTCTGTTTATGAAGACGACCACCAACATAAACCCCAAAAGCTAACCCACTACCAAATCAAG GCACAAAAAGCTTTGGATGATATCTTAGAGCAGAATTTAGAGATAGTGAGAGATCCTGTTGATTTCCCGGAAAATGATCAAGTGATAGATGGAGGAGTTcgattatttaaaaattcagcCCCTGGGATAGTATTTGATCATAAGG ATGAATTTAAGGGACCCAGTAAAAAACCTAGAATTCTTCCAGGAAAAGAGATTGATATGAAAACAAAGGAG TTCAGACGACAACTCCAAGCTGTTGTTGTGGATGGTGTGGATATACTGGCTGCAGCAAGAGAAGCTAGTCAGAAATCATTAGCTAGACTAGAAGCTAAAGATGCAGCTGCAAAAGCAAAAGCCAATAGAGAAGAGGAAAGAGTTGCTGAGTTGAAACGGGTTAGAGGGGAGCGATGGCTTCCTTCTATTGCCGGAGAAATGCAG ttaaaaagaaaaggagTGCAGCGGGTATAG
- the LOC123209756 gene encoding adenylyl-sulfate kinase 3-like isoform X1, giving the protein MDIAAVQGVRTRPSIGGPSPVELDSGPEFKKLGFVKATRFNHVRGVRAMSSSSLKPAKTMKTMKESSASMINESTVISGNSLKHIATVEKSTNILWHKSSVDKIDRQELLQQKGCVIWITGLSGSGKSTLACALSRALHSRGKLAYILDGDNCRHGLNRNLGFKAEDRVENIRRIGEVAKLFADAGVICIASLISPYRKDRDACRALFPEGEFVEVFMDVPLQLCESRDPKGLYKLARAGKIKGFTGIDDPYEPPLNCEIVLQQKEDNCASPCEMAETVISYLHVKGYLHA; this is encoded by the exons ATGGATATCGCTGCGGTTCAAGGAGTGCGAACTCGGCCATCAATTGGCGGACCTTCGCCGGTGGAGCTTGATTCCGGACCGGAATTCAAGAAGTTAGGGTTTGTTAAGGCTACAAGGTTTAATCATGTTCGTGGCGTTAGAGCGATGTCGTCGTCGTCTTTGAAGCCGGCCAAGACAATGAAGACAATGAAGGAGTCATCGGCGTCGATGATCAATGAATCCACGGTTATATCTG GTAATAGTCTAAAACACATAGCTACAGTTGAAAAGTCAACCAACATCTTGTGGCACAAAAGTTCGGTGGATAAAATTGATAGGCAAGAGTTACTTCAGCAGAAGGGCTGCGTCATATGGATTACTGGTCTTAGTGGTTCAG GAAAGAGCACTTTGGCATGTGCTCTGAGTCGTGCCTTGCACTCAAGAGGAAAGCTAGCCTACATTCTCGATGGTGACAACTGTCGGCATGGACTGAATCGTAACCTTGGATTTAAAGCAGAAGATCGTGTTGAAAATATACGAAGGATTG GGGAGGTAGCAAAACTCTTTGCAGATGCTGGTGTAATTTGCATTGCCAGTTTGATCTCTCCTTACAGAAAAGACCGAGATGCTTGTCGTGCACTATTTCCGGAAGGAGAATTTGTTGAG GTGTTCATGGATGTCCCACTTCAACTGTGTGAGTCAAGAGACCCCAAGGGCCTTTACAAGCTTGCACGAGCTGGGAAGATCAAAG GTTTTACTGGGATTGATGATCCATATGAACCACCACTGAACTGTGAG ATAGTACTACAACAGAAGGAAGACAACTGTGCTTCTCCATGTGAAATGGCTGAAACTGTGATATCTTACTTGCACGTGAAAGGGTACCTTCATGCCTAA
- the LOC123209756 gene encoding adenylyl-sulfate kinase 3-like isoform X2, translating into MDIAAVQGVRTRPSIGGPSPVELDSGPEFKKLGFVKATRFNHVRGVRAMSSSSLKPAKTMKTMKESSASMINESTVISGKSTLACALSRALHSRGKLAYILDGDNCRHGLNRNLGFKAEDRVENIRRIGEVAKLFADAGVICIASLISPYRKDRDACRALFPEGEFVEVFMDVPLQLCESRDPKGLYKLARAGKIKGFTGIDDPYEPPLNCEIVLQQKEDNCASPCEMAETVISYLHVKGYLHA; encoded by the exons ATGGATATCGCTGCGGTTCAAGGAGTGCGAACTCGGCCATCAATTGGCGGACCTTCGCCGGTGGAGCTTGATTCCGGACCGGAATTCAAGAAGTTAGGGTTTGTTAAGGCTACAAGGTTTAATCATGTTCGTGGCGTTAGAGCGATGTCGTCGTCGTCTTTGAAGCCGGCCAAGACAATGAAGACAATGAAGGAGTCATCGGCGTCGATGATCAATGAATCCACGGTTATATCTG GAAAGAGCACTTTGGCATGTGCTCTGAGTCGTGCCTTGCACTCAAGAGGAAAGCTAGCCTACATTCTCGATGGTGACAACTGTCGGCATGGACTGAATCGTAACCTTGGATTTAAAGCAGAAGATCGTGTTGAAAATATACGAAGGATTG GGGAGGTAGCAAAACTCTTTGCAGATGCTGGTGTAATTTGCATTGCCAGTTTGATCTCTCCTTACAGAAAAGACCGAGATGCTTGTCGTGCACTATTTCCGGAAGGAGAATTTGTTGAG GTGTTCATGGATGTCCCACTTCAACTGTGTGAGTCAAGAGACCCCAAGGGCCTTTACAAGCTTGCACGAGCTGGGAAGATCAAAG GTTTTACTGGGATTGATGATCCATATGAACCACCACTGAACTGTGAG ATAGTACTACAACAGAAGGAAGACAACTGTGCTTCTCCATGTGAAATGGCTGAAACTGTGATATCTTACTTGCACGTGAAAGGGTACCTTCATGCCTAA
- the LOC123192195 gene encoding BTB/POZ domain-containing protein At3g49900-like, which translates to MKRWGNLGVVETIYEQEHEYASPTSSSSPSPTSSPATLRSRVEAWSLAKGRKTDVLIRVQGTSFHLHKDPLTSRSIYLKRQLTDLSELSLSPPLNITAQTFSLMADFCYGAHLDMTPFNVAALRTAAELLQMTKTDDDEEGLREITEAYFGQVVTMNREYVLIVFRSCLNLLPEAETTAFLVSRCIEALSLTDEGYNIVNVFDDVVTLRAEDFEIVAQSLSLRLREHDVLYEVVDLYLKEHSGKITDEQKTQICCHIDCNKLSPHLLLHSVQNPRMPLRFVIRAMLAEQLNTRRYIISASYDHNSLQHHQCTRDPITLGAILQRDEALREAAQLKAAMNATSSRIQNLENELNGIKKLLTETEKERSEVDEMNERMVEAAEKERHALVSGRSASFHHVRENIKIERGETGSVSSLNVRFSGGRQEKGALGSSSFEGSHNGTPRMKKNFALRWITGLKGTFRASKHGSNQNEISKKVEGDKVGDIDEDGDEMKKLRL; encoded by the exons ATGAAGCGCTGGGGAAATCTAGGCGTGGTAGAGACTATCTATGAACAGGAACATGAGTACGCCAGCCCTACCTCATCTTCTTCTCCATCTCCAACCTCTTCCCCGGCAACTCTTCGTTCTAGAGTTGAGGCGTG GTCACTGGCGAAGGGGCGAAAGACAGATGTGTTGATACGAGTTCAAGGCACAAGTTTCCATCTTCACAAGGATCCCTTAACATCACGGAGCAtctatttaaaaaggcaactgACGGACCTCTCCGAGTTAAGTCTCTCTCCACCGTTAAACATAACTGCTCAAACTTTCTCTCTCATGGCTGATTTCTGTTACGGGGCCCACCTCGATATGACGCCATTCAACGTGGCCGCGCTAAGAACAGCCGCAGAATTGCTTCAAATGACGAAGACTGACGACGATGAGGAGGGCCTAAGGGAGATAACGGAAGCGTACTTCGGTCAAGTCGTTACCATGAACCGAGAGTACGTGTTGATTGTTTTCCGTTCTTGTTTAAATTTACTCCCAGAAGCGGAAACGACAGCGTTTCTTGTGAGCAGATGCATTGAAGCCTTAAGTTTGACGGACGAGGGTTATAACATTGTTAACGTGTTTGACGACGTTGTAACGTTGCGCGCTGAGGATTTTGAAATTGTTGCCCAGTCCCTGAGCCTACGTTTGAGGGAACACGACGTGCTTTATGAGGTCGTCGATCTTTATCTCAAG GAGCACAGTGGCAAGATAACTGATGAACAAAAAACCCAGATATGTTGTCACATAGACTGCAACAAGCTCTCACCTCATCTCCTCTTACACTCTGTGCAAAACCCTAGAATGCCACTTCGGTTTGTAATCCGAGCCATGCTGGCTGAGCAGCTCAATACACGCCGCTATATCATTTCAGCATCATATGATCACAATTCTCTCCAGCATCATCAGTGCACTAGAGACCCCATAACGCTAGGAGCAATACTCCAACGCGACGAAGCTCTTCGCGAAGCAGCCCAACTCAAGGCTGCAATGAACGCTACGAGTTCCCGTATCCAAAACTTGGAAAATGAGCTTAATGGGATAAAGAAGCTGTTGACTGAGACCGAGAAGGAAAGAAGTGAAGTGGATGAGATGAATGAGCGTATGGTTGAGGCTGCAGAGAAAGAAAGACATGCTTTAGTGTCAGGGAGGTCTGCAAGTTTCCATCATGTGAGAGAGAACATTAAGATTGAACGAGGTGAAACAGGATCAGTTTCTTCTTTGAATGTTAGGTTTAGTGGTGGCAGACAAGAGAAAGGAGCATTGGGGTCTTCATCGTTTGAGGGTTCACATAATGGGACCCCAAGAATGAAGAAGAACTTTGCTCTGAGGTGGATAACTGGATTGAAAGGCACTTTTCGGGCATCTAAACATGGCTCTAATCAAAACGAGATTTCGAAAAAAGTGGAAGGTGATAAAGTAGGAGATATTGATGAAGATGGAGATGAAATGAAGAAGTTAAGGTTATGA